One segment of Candidatus Eisenbacteria bacterium DNA contains the following:
- a CDS encoding sulfurtransferase TusA family protein — protein sequence MKADVTLDAFGLLCPMPVIKTAQEMKKLKAGEVLEILSTDEGIKVDMPAWCKNTGNEFLGIEESDGEYRVYVRKVKD from the coding sequence TTGAAAGCAGACGTCACTCTTGATGCTTTCGGACTGCTTTGTCCGATGCCGGTCATAAAGACTGCTCAGGAGATGAAAAAGCTCAAAGCCGGCGAGGTTCTCGAAATCCTTTCAACCGATGAAGGCATAAAGGTGGATATGCCGGCCTGGTGCAAGAACACCGGGAATGAGTTTCTTGGGATTGAGGAATCTGACGGCGAGTACAGGGTCTATGTCAGAAAAGTGAAGGACTGA
- a CDS encoding Lrp/AsnC family transcriptional regulator translates to MRRRLRISHPQARLLDLLQDGFPLTRRPFLSIGKSMRRSEDWVLTNLGKLMEEGVVREISGIFDSRKLGFVSTLVAMKLPARRVDLAGKIVSREPGVSHNYRRDHEFNLWFTVTADSQAALTRTLGKLRTRLRPERILVLPSLRVFKIGVSFDMSGGKKTRRNRNVPSRSFRLTSFDTKLVVALQRRIVPVRRPFESAAREFDIEEGRLIAGAKELIRKGFMRRFGAVLRHRNAGFAANAMTAWKIPKNDVDAFGRIASSFPQVSHCYERPVLRGWPYSVFVMIHGRTKRQCKEVMEGIADKTGARDYEILYSTKEYKKERVRYFVQA, encoded by the coding sequence TTGAGAAGAAGACTGCGAATATCTCATCCGCAGGCAAGACTCCTGGACCTTCTCCAGGACGGTTTCCCATTGACCAGACGGCCATTTCTATCAATCGGCAAATCCATGAGGAGAAGTGAAGATTGGGTGCTCACGAATCTGGGAAAACTCATGGAAGAAGGCGTCGTACGGGAGATAAGCGGCATCTTCGATTCCCGAAAGCTTGGATTTGTGAGCACACTTGTTGCGATGAAGCTGCCGGCCCGGCGGGTTGACCTTGCAGGAAAGATCGTCTCAAGAGAGCCGGGCGTATCTCACAACTACAGAAGGGATCACGAATTCAATCTCTGGTTCACTGTGACGGCAGATTCTCAGGCGGCGCTCACGAGAACTCTCGGGAAGCTGAGAACCAGGCTCAGGCCTGAGAGGATTCTGGTCCTTCCGTCTCTGAGGGTCTTCAAGATTGGCGTGAGCTTTGACATGAGTGGCGGGAAAAAGACAAGGAGGAACAGGAACGTGCCATCGCGCTCATTCAGACTTACTTCGTTTGACACAAAGCTCGTGGTGGCGCTCCAGAGGAGGATTGTTCCTGTCAGGCGGCCATTCGAGAGTGCTGCCAGGGAATTTGACATCGAGGAGGGACGGCTGATTGCAGGTGCAAAGGAGCTGATTCGCAAGGGATTCATGAGAAGGTTCGGCGCTGTCTTGAGGCACAGGAATGCCGGATTTGCCGCAAATGCAATGACCGCGTGGAAGATCCCGAAAAATGATGTAGATGCATTCGGAAGGATTGCCTCATCCTTCCCGCAGGTCAGCCATTGCTACGAAAGACCGGTGCTGAGAGGCTGGCCTTACTCGGTTTTCGTGATGATTCATGGGAGGACCAAACGGCAGTGCAAGGAAGTCATGGAGGGAATTGCAGACAAGACAGGAGCCCGCGACTACGAGATTCTCTACAGCACAAAAGAGTACAAGAAGGAGAGAGTCAGGTACTTCGTGCAAGCCTAG
- a CDS encoding STAS domain-containing protein, translating into MELKEKKEGDVVILYPKGYLMGGPETVVVEKRIRQLAEEENKKLVINLEETNHLNSTALGVLIAGYTNYAKRNASMKLCKADKKIHNIFVITKLSLVFEVFETEKEAVASF; encoded by the coding sequence ATGGAGTTGAAGGAGAAGAAAGAAGGAGACGTAGTGATTCTGTATCCAAAGGGTTATCTCATGGGAGGACCTGAGACCGTTGTCGTGGAAAAGAGAATCAGACAGCTCGCTGAAGAGGAAAACAAGAAACTTGTCATCAATCTCGAAGAAACCAATCACCTGAACTCCACTGCTCTTGGGGTTCTCATTGCCGGATACACGAACTATGCAAAGAGAAATGCCAGCATGAAACTCTGCAAGGCCGATAAGAAAATCCACAACATATTTGTGATAACCAAGCTTTCGCTGGTTTTCGAAGTCTTTGAAACAGAGAAAGAAGCCGTTGCCAGCTTCTAG
- a CDS encoding ATP-binding protein, whose product MPASSEKTGPGARGEEIAVLSIPGRLEYLPFADALLVGVAASLGMGDDEKDAFSISILEAGTNAIQHGSKYDESKKIVFSFIVEDGSLSVLVKDEGPGFELDKVLLESKPDDWTRPRGRGIFIMKSLMGTVDFAFGKDRGTTVLLSQPRPSGHS is encoded by the coding sequence TTGCCAGCTTCTAGCGAAAAAACCGGACCGGGGGCAAGAGGCGAGGAGATAGCCGTACTCTCCATTCCAGGCCGGCTGGAGTATCTTCCTTTTGCGGATGCCCTTCTCGTTGGTGTGGCTGCGAGTCTAGGGATGGGAGACGACGAGAAGGACGCATTCTCAATCTCAATACTGGAGGCCGGGACAAACGCGATCCAGCACGGCTCAAAATACGACGAGTCAAAGAAGATCGTTTTCAGCTTTATCGTTGAAGACGGTAGCTTGTCGGTACTGGTGAAGGATGAAGGGCCGGGCTTTGAGTTGGACAAGGTCTTGCTCGAGAGTAAACCGGACGATTGGACAAGGCCTCGTGGAAGAGGGATCTTCATTATGAAGTCCCTTATGGGGACCGTGGACTTCGCCTTTGGCAAGGACAGAGGAACGACGGTTCTTCTGTCGCAGCCCAGGCCTTCTGGACATAGTTGA
- a CDS encoding NGG1p interacting factor NIF3, which translates to MRIGEFYRKCIAAGIAADPRGKKGVSELLNREKKSYEKLEKYEKDHYDLERLKNPYADVRILWGDEKKTIKRIMVGIDALGPEIMLASELGRVGRKVDLVLSHHPAGLALKKLPDVMDIHTEQWIRFGVPPHIAQSLTDERVEWAVREFHVRNTDAPVDIARLVGMPLMCCHTAADNNAANYLQKKIDKAKPRTVGDTLELVRDEPEYRHQAKLQAPAMIIAGKKDNRCGKVFVEMTGGIMPKDEAISELSKRGISTLVVMHMPEKSVEKAKEEKINVILAGHMASDTLGMNLVLDSVLQRDVEVLECAGFKRLERSRRK; encoded by the coding sequence ATGCGAATCGGTGAGTTTTACAGGAAATGCATTGCCGCAGGGATAGCGGCTGATCCAAGGGGAAAAAAGGGAGTAAGCGAGCTACTCAATAGAGAAAAGAAAAGCTACGAGAAGCTGGAAAAGTACGAGAAGGACCACTACGACCTGGAGAGACTCAAGAATCCTTACGCCGACGTGCGGATACTGTGGGGAGATGAGAAGAAGACCATAAAGAGGATAATGGTCGGAATTGATGCCTTGGGACCCGAAATCATGCTGGCCAGTGAGCTGGGAAGAGTGGGGAGGAAGGTCGATCTTGTCCTGTCCCATCACCCGGCCGGCCTCGCGTTGAAGAAACTTCCGGATGTGATGGATATCCACACCGAGCAGTGGATCCGGTTCGGCGTTCCTCCTCACATAGCGCAGAGTCTCACGGATGAAAGGGTTGAGTGGGCGGTAAGGGAATTTCACGTGAGGAACACCGATGCCCCGGTTGATATTGCCAGATTGGTCGGGATGCCCCTGATGTGCTGCCACACCGCTGCGGATAACAACGCTGCGAACTACCTCCAGAAAAAAATAGACAAAGCCAAACCGCGGACGGTCGGGGACACGCTGGAGCTGGTGAGAGACGAACCCGAATACCGGCACCAAGCCAAACTTCAAGCTCCTGCGATGATAATTGCCGGAAAGAAGGACAACCGCTGCGGAAAGGTATTTGTCGAGATGACCGGCGGCATTATGCCGAAGGATGAAGCTATTTCAGAGCTTTCGAAGCGCGGAATCAGCACCCTTGTTGTCATGCATATGCCCGAGAAGAGCGTTGAGAAAGCGAAGGAAGAGAAAATAAATGTGATCCTTGCCGGTCACATGGCAAGCGACACCTTGGGGATGAACCTTGTCCTGGACTCAGTGCTTCAGCGTGACGTTGAAGTGCTTGAGTGCGCAGGCTTCAAAAGGCTCGAAAGAAGCCGGAGAAAATAA